The genome window GTTATCCACATGGCGCTGAACACGTAATGAAAGTGTTTCCAATCCCTGGATATTCAGCCATGAGTTAAATGGTGATTGCGAAGGGCCAAAGTCGCGCAAGCCTTCAACTCTGGCACGGATAATAAACTGGATATTGCCAAAAGGACCGCCAATGCCAAACACATCGGCAAAAATCAACCCATGATAGCCTTCGGACGGTTCAGTAAACTGCGGGTACTTGCCGTTGCCCCAGTTATAGTTACCGCCATCAACAATAACACCGCCAATGCTGGTGCCATGCCCGCCAATCCATTTTGTGGTTGATTCAACCACTACATGGGCGCCGTGTTCCAAAGGGCGAAACAGGTAGCCGCCCGCACCAAAAGTATTGTCAACTATTAAAGGCAGGTCGTGTTTTTGCGCTAAGGCCGATACTTTGTCAAAATCAGCAATATTAAATCCCGGGTTGCCAATGCTCTCCAGGTAAATGGCTTTCGTTTTGCTGTCAATTAAAGGCTCAAAACTTTCAGCGGTATCATCTTTTGCAAAGCGCGCATCAATACCCAGGCGTTTAAAAGCAACCTTAAACTGGTTGTAAGTGCCGCCGTAAAGAAATGGTGAGGTTACAAAATTATCACCTGCCTGCAGGATATTATTCAGCGCAATAAATTGGGCGGCCTGGCCAGATGCGGTTGCCAAAGCTGCAACACCACCTTCAAGCGCCGCTATCCGCTTTTCAAAAACATCGGTAGTAGGGTTCATTAGGCGGGTGTAGATGTTGCCAAACTCTTTCAAAGCAAACAGGTTGGCACCGTGTTCCGCATTTTTAAATACGTAAGAAGTAGTTTGATAAAGCGGCACAGCGCGTGAACCTGTTGTAGGATCAACTTCCTGGCCTGCGTGCAGTTGCAAAGTTTCAAATTTTAAATTGGCAGATGACATGTTTTTAAGATTTAAATTTTTATGAAATTTGTTGATTGTTGGTTCACAACGGGATACAAATCGCCTTGTGAGTCACGTCCATTTTCAGGGATAAGAAAAATAAAACGTGTTAGGGCTTAGCAGCAGCAACACATACACATATAGCCTTTTGACGGACTATAAATA of Mucilaginibacter xinganensis contains these proteins:
- a CDS encoding O-acetylhomoserine aminocarboxypropyltransferase/cysteine synthase family protein, whose translation is MSSANLKFETLQLHAGQEVDPTTGSRAVPLYQTTSYVFKNAEHGANLFALKEFGNIYTRLMNPTTDVFEKRIAALEGGVAALATASGQAAQFIALNNILQAGDNFVTSPFLYGGTYNQFKVAFKRLGIDARFAKDDTAESFEPLIDSKTKAIYLESIGNPGFNIADFDKVSALAQKHDLPLIVDNTFGAGGYLFRPLEHGAHVVVESTTKWIGGHGTSIGGVIVDGGNYNWGNGKYPQFTEPSEGYHGLIFADVFGIGGPFGNIQFIIRARVEGLRDFGPSQSPFNSWLNIQGLETLSLRVQRHVDNTLELAKWLEAHPQVEKVNYPGLPSSPHHALAKKYLKNGFGAVLTFDVKGSKEKASQLIDSLQLVSHLANVGDAKTLIIQPSATTHQQLSDEEQLSAGVLPNSLRVAVGLEHIDDIKADFEQAFAKIKA